The region CCAAAACATCACGCTTGATACCCGCCCTTGTATGAGTATAATTACGGTGGATTGGCAGTTGGCGATGCGTATCATTTGCCCAGGTGTCATTATCTCGAGGTCAGACTATGCCATCACCCAGCGAGAGGAAAATTATTGTACTGCCGGACGGCCCATATAAAGTAGTGGGCGGGGTGCCCCTCTGCCGCAAGACGCAGATCGTCTCGGAATACGGGGAACCGCTGACCTGGCGCAAGGACGAGGATATCCCCGTCCCAGAGACCTACTTGCTGTGCCGCTGTGGCCAATCGGCGCGCAAGCCTTTCTGCGACGGCACCCATCGCCATCTGCCGCCGCACAGATGATGCTGGAAAGGAGGCTGTCCTATAGAAGCTGTTGGAAAGGAGGATGACCGATGGGAAAGCCCAAAGTATTTGTGGCTCGCGTGATTCCGGACGAAGGACTGGCGCTCATCCGGGAATCGTGCGATGCGGACATCTGGCCGGCCCAATTGCCGCCCACCCGCGCGGAACTCCTCGAACGGGTGCGCGGCGTCGACGGTATCCTTTCCCTCCTTACCGATACCATTGACGCCGAGGTGATGGATGCCGCCGGCCCGCAACTGCGTGTCATCAGCAACTTCGCCGTCGGCGTGGACAACATTGACCTGGCCGAGGCAACCCGCCGCCGGATCCCCGTCGGCCATACGCCGGGCGTTCTGACCGAGACGACGGCGGACCTGGCCTTCGCCCTCATGCTGGCGGCGGCGCGCCGCATCGTCGAGGGGGTGCGCTATGTGCAGGCCGGCCTGTGGAAAACCTGGGGGCCGATGCTCCTGCTCGGACAGGATGTGGCCGGCGCCACCCTCGGCATCATCGGTTTCGGGCGCATCGGCAAGGCGGTGGCCCGCCGCGCCGGCGGATTTCACATGCGCATCCTGTATTACGACCCGTACTGTCGGGAGGACCCCGCCGCGCAGGAGCTGGGCGCCCAATGTGTGGACCTGGAAACGCTCCTGCGGGAATCGGACTTCATCACCATCCATGTCCCGCTCACGCCGCAGACGCGCCACATGATTGATGACCGGGCCTTCGCCCTGATGAAGCCTACTGCCGTGTTGGTCAACACGGCGCGCGGCCCCATTGTGGACCCGGAGGCGCTGTACCGGGCGTTGAAGGAGCGCCGCATTTTCGCCGCGGCACTGGATGTCACCGAGCCAGAGCCTCTGCCGGCGGACAGCCCACTGCTCCAGCTTGACAATCTCATCGTCGTGCCGCATATTGGAAGCGCCAGCGTGGTCACGCGCGGCAAAATGGCCCGTATGGCGGCGGAAAACCTGCTGGCCGGCCTGCGCGGCGAGCGCCTCCCATACTGCGCGAACCCGGAGGTGTACACTGCCGGCACGCCGGCGGCATAAATCTTTCCGGCTCAGAGGACCAGCCTGTGCCGATCAT is a window of Anaerolineae bacterium DNA encoding:
- a CDS encoding CDGSH iron-sulfur domain-containing protein produces the protein MPSPSERKIIVLPDGPYKVVGGVPLCRKTQIVSEYGEPLTWRKDEDIPVPETYLLCRCGQSARKPFCDGTHRHLPPHR
- a CDS encoding D-glycerate dehydrogenase; its protein translation is MGKPKVFVARVIPDEGLALIRESCDADIWPAQLPPTRAELLERVRGVDGILSLLTDTIDAEVMDAAGPQLRVISNFAVGVDNIDLAEATRRRIPVGHTPGVLTETTADLAFALMLAAARRIVEGVRYVQAGLWKTWGPMLLLGQDVAGATLGIIGFGRIGKAVARRAGGFHMRILYYDPYCREDPAAQELGAQCVDLETLLRESDFITIHVPLTPQTRHMIDDRAFALMKPTAVLVNTARGPIVDPEALYRALKERRIFAAALDVTEPEPLPADSPLLQLDNLIVVPHIGSASVVTRGKMARMAAENLLAGLRGERLPYCANPEVYTAGTPAA